The following coding sequences are from one Lolium rigidum isolate FL_2022 chromosome 6, APGP_CSIRO_Lrig_0.1, whole genome shotgun sequence window:
- the LOC124667314 gene encoding cysteine proteinase EP-B 2-like, whose translation MGQLSKKLLVLAAMVAAALAVAELCGAIPLEDKDLESEEALWDLYERWQTAHRVPRHHVEKHRRFGTFKSNVRFIHSHNKRGDRPYRLRLNRFGDMDRHEFRATFAGSHVNDLRRDGPVAPAIPGFMYAGVNVSDLPQSVDWREQGAVTGVKDQGKCGSCWAFSTVVSVEGINAIRSGQLVSLSEQELVDCDTADNNGCQGGLMDNAFEYIKNNGGLATEEAYPYHASNGTCDAVEAKRSPVVVRIDGHQDVPANSEEELAKAVANQPVSVAIDASGQAFQFYSAGVFTGECGTELDHGVAVVGYGVDNDGTAYWTVKNSWGTAWGEKGYIRMQKDGGFSGGLCGIAMEASYPVKTQSKPKPTPTPRRALGERESQ comes from the coding sequence ATGGGTCAGCTCAGCAAGAAGCTTCTCGTGTTAGCGGCCATGGTCGCGGCGGCACTGGCCGTGGCGGAGCTATGCGGCGCCATTCCGCTGGAGGACAAGGACCTGGAGTCGGAGGAGGCGCTGTGGGACCTGTACGAGCGGTGGCAGACCGCGCACCGCGTGCCCCGCCACCACGTCGAGAAGCACCGCCGGTTTGGAACTTTCAAGTCCAACGTCCGCTTCATCCACTCCCACAACAAGCGCGGCGACCGCCCCTACCGCCTCCGCCTCAACCGCTTTGGCGACATGGACCGCCACGAGTTCCGCGCCACCTTCGCCGGATCCCACGTTAACGACCTCCGACGCGACGGCCCTGTCGCCCCGGCCATCCCGGGCTTCATGTACGCCGGCGTTAACGTGTCGGACCTGCCTCAGTCCGTTGACTGGCGGGAGCAGGGCGCGGTCACCGGCGTCAAGGACCAGGGCAAGTGCGGCAGCTGCTGGGCCTTCTCCACCGTGGTGTCCGTGGAGGGCATCAACGCCATCCGGAGCGGCCAGCTGGTGTCCCTGTCGGAGCAAGAGCTCGTCGACTGCGACACGGCGGACAACAACGGGTGCCAGGGCGGCCTCATGGACAATGCCTTCGAGTACATCAAGAATAACGGCGGGCTCGCCACCGAGGAGGCCTACCCGTACCACGCCTCCAACGGCACCTGCGACGCCGTGGAGGCGAAGCGGTCACCCGTGGTGGTGCGCATCGACGGCCACCAGGACGTGCCGGCCAACAGCGAGGAGGAGCTTGCCAAGGCCGTGGCGAACCAGCCCGTGTCCGTCGCCATCGATGCCAGCGGACAGGCATTCCAGTTCTACTCCGCGGGGGTATTCACCGGCGAGTGCGGGACCGAGCTGGACCACGGCGTGGCCGTCGTCGGGTACGGCGTCGACAATGACGGCACGGCGTACTGGACGGTGAAGAACTCGTGGGGAACTGCTTGGGGAGAGAAGGGGTACATCAGGATGCAGAAGGATGGAGGCTTCAGCGGTGGGCTCTGCGGCATCGCCATGGAAGCATCCTACCCAGTGAAGACCCAGAGCAAGCCCAAGCCCACGCCCACGCCCAGGCGCGCTCTCGGGGAAAGGGAATCCCAGTGA